Proteins co-encoded in one Conger conger chromosome 4, fConCon1.1, whole genome shotgun sequence genomic window:
- the LOC133126880 gene encoding uncharacterized protein LOC133126880: MSLPRSSSTFNVSGGGRNAVVQRSNSLDPSPRPRVSICIRAPSSPDRAPYSTAPPPATPTVTLAPPPVACRGPAPPADPRKTSAAPRRETLL; the protein is encoded by the exons ATGTCG cTCCCACGCTCCAGCTCCACGTTCAACgtgagcgggggggggcggaACGCGGTCGTGCAGCGGTCGAACTCCCTCGACCCCTCGCCCCGCCCCCGCGTGTCCATCTGCATCCGAGCCCCGAGCAGCCCTGACCGCGCCCCCTATAGCACGGCTCCGCCCCCGGCCACGCCCACTGTCACCCTGGCTCCGCCTCCTGTGGCCTGCCGGGGCCCCGCCCCTCCTGCAGACCCCCGAAAGACCAGCGCTGCCCCCCGCAGGGAGACCCTGCTGTAG